Proteins encoded in a region of the Atopobium sp. oral taxon 416 genome:
- a CDS encoding nucleotidyl transferase AbiEii/AbiGii toxin family protein produces the protein MTISNDASLRGKAKALAKEHGLSAQEVMQRYFFEHLLMRLERTQYRERFVIKRGLLLSSMMGAAQRTTMDLDATVRVLTVSEETISAAMQEICSVNLEDGIIFTFGRVEPIREDDDYGGLRVHLVTQFGRMKTPLKVDVTTGDAITPGEVEYDFPTLFGEGSIHLLSYPLETCMAEKFEAVVKRGTATTRARDLYDLATLMKLYGRSIDWKTLREAVRRTSEHRGSSDLMRHYELVSREIEDSDEIARIWSAYTRLNPYTADVSVADAMNAVRTIGRKVGL, from the coding sequence GTGACAATCAGCAACGATGCAAGCCTGAGAGGAAAGGCGAAGGCGCTGGCAAAGGAGCACGGCCTCTCTGCTCAGGAGGTCATGCAACGCTACTTTTTCGAGCATCTTCTTATGAGGCTAGAGAGGACGCAGTACCGCGAGCGCTTCGTCATCAAGAGAGGGCTGCTTCTCTCCTCGATGATGGGAGCGGCGCAGCGTACCACCATGGACCTAGATGCAACGGTAAGAGTTTTGACGGTGAGCGAAGAGACAATTTCGGCTGCTATGCAGGAGATTTGCTCAGTCAATCTGGAGGATGGGATTATTTTTACATTCGGGCGCGTAGAGCCGATTCGTGAGGATGATGACTACGGCGGACTGCGTGTGCATCTGGTTACCCAGTTCGGCCGCATGAAGACGCCATTGAAAGTTGACGTCACGACGGGCGATGCTATCACTCCTGGCGAGGTTGAGTACGATTTTCCCACTCTGTTCGGGGAGGGATCAATTCACTTGCTGTCCTATCCGCTCGAAACGTGCATGGCAGAGAAGTTTGAGGCGGTAGTGAAGCGCGGCACTGCTACCACGCGTGCCCGAGATTTATATGACCTCGCTACGCTCATGAAATTATATGGGAGGTCAATTGACTGGAAGACATTGCGAGAGGCAGTTCGGCGGACATCGGAGCATCGCGGCTCCTCTGATTTAATGAGGCACTATGAGCTTGTAAGTCGGGAGATAGAAGACTCTGACGAGATAGCTCGCATATGGAGCGCGTATACGCGATTGAACCCGTATACTGCCGACGTCTCGGTAGCGGACGCCATGAACGCTGTCCGCACGATTGGGAGAAAGGTCGGTCTCTGA
- a CDS encoding abortive phage infection protein, whose translation MHRNAGRITTKQARHAGFSSSMLQLLVSQGIAVKESRGVFALADTPLDDFAVISLRWPKAVFRSSSSLYLHDMTDIVPSVYEVSLPRGYKEGGIVGEFPDCLVMHESKELYGLGVVQGTSPTGTSLLLHDRERSICDLILARKRGEADIQLLRQAMNAYFDSSEKDLPRLMRYAKATGVTAELQTYLEVLS comes from the coding sequence ATGCACAGAAACGCCGGTCGCATCACTACAAAACAGGCACGGCACGCGGGATTCTCATCGAGCATGTTGCAGCTGCTCGTCTCCCAGGGCATAGCGGTCAAGGAAAGCCGCGGGGTCTTCGCGCTCGCGGACACGCCGTTGGACGATTTCGCCGTCATTTCTCTGCGGTGGCCAAAAGCAGTCTTTCGTAGTAGTAGCTCGCTTTACCTTCACGACATGACCGATATCGTGCCCAGTGTGTACGAGGTCTCGCTCCCTCGCGGCTACAAAGAGGGTGGCATAGTGGGGGAGTTCCCCGATTGCCTCGTCATGCATGAGAGTAAGGAGCTCTACGGCCTGGGAGTAGTGCAAGGCACATCCCCCACAGGCACGTCGCTGTTGCTTCACGACCGCGAGCGCAGCATCTGTGACCTTATACTAGCGCGCAAACGCGGTGAGGCAGACATCCAGCTCCTCAGGCAGGCCATGAATGCGTACTTTGATTCTTCTGAGAAAGACCTGCCTCGGCTGATGCGCTATGCGAAGGCGACGGGCGTAACCGCAGAGCTTCAGACGTATTTGGAGGTGTTGTCGTGA